In the genome of Phlebotomus papatasi isolate M1 chromosome 2, Ppap_2.1, whole genome shotgun sequence, one region contains:
- the LOC129803368 gene encoding superoxide dismutase [Cu-Zn]: MAAKAICVLTGDVKGVVEFNQADAGAPVVLSGEVTGLTPGQHGFHIHEFGDATNGCTSAGAHYNPHGKEHGGPDSAVRHAGDLGNIVADASGVAKVSISDKQISLSGQYNVIGRTLVVHADPDDLGVGGHELSKTTGNAGARVACGVIGIAKM; encoded by the exons ATGGCAGCAAAGGCTATTTGCGTTCTGACTGGGGATGTGAAGGGAGTTGTGGAATTCAATCAAGCG GATGCGGGAGCACCCGTTGTGCTGAGCGGCGAAGTGACCGGATTGACGCCGGGTCAGCATGGATTTCACATTCATGAATTCGGAGATGCCACCAATGGATGCACATCTGCTGGAGCCCACTACAATCCCCATGGCAAGGAACACGGTGGACCAGATAGTGCAGTGAGACATGCTGGAGATCTTGGCAATATTGTTGCTGATGCAAGTGGAGTCGCCAAG GTTTCCATCTCAGATAAGCAGATTTCTCTGAGTGGCCAATACAATGTCATTGGTCGTACTTTGGTGGTTCATGCTGATCCTGATGACTTGGGTGTTGGAGGACATGAACTGAGCAAGACTACCGGAAATGCAGGAGCTCGTGTGGCTTGCGGAGTCATCGGCATTGCTAAAATGTAA
- the LOC129803355 gene encoding uncharacterized protein LOC129803355: MSLWLDSPATSSDISGESHHSDQLEKIFLDDDIEVTSLYPSMCPDCSERNKKSGFRYFFVNEHEAVYKCESSDCLFPFREFIFKNFTDNTVYRYQKVSQGDFNTPIELPGLNFPDNFTYLPEHSFPFKFASPKATQEPLGFDLDSILNEESDDGSVQEFSDIKDWLEKGLNVTDSPKPEQDIDRDILEAKAIPVPKKLRKSLNLIKGEPIEEESDNKVFTPLPTKPAKSTIRAADFIKTIKTKTSIWGKSATSVWASQQRISSDIKLEKQRPAILEERSEKVQKTGSARERKIKVEQEDKPSQKDPPPNVRRSQRLSNKDYHTVFTSKGIKKEKI; encoded by the exons ATGTCTCTCTGGTTGGACTCTCCAGCAACCTCAAGTGATATCTCTGGAGAATCACATCATTCTGatcaattagaaaaaatatttctggacGATGATATTGAG GTGACATCTCTCTACCCATCGATGTGCCCAGACTGCTCCGAAAGGAATAAAAAGTCAGGTTTCCGGTATTTCTTTGTCAATGAGCACGAAGCTGTTTATAAATGCGAGAGTTCAGACTGCCTCTTTCCCTTCCGGGAgtttattttcaagaatttcacaGATAATACTGTATATCGGTATCAGAAAGTGTCCCAAGGAGATTTTAATACTCCCATAGAATTGCCAGGATTGAACTTTCCTGACAATTTCACTTACCTTCCGGAGCATAGCTTCCCTTTTAAATTTGCAAGTCCGAAAGCTACCCAAGAACCTCTGGGCTTCGATTTGGATTCTATTCTGAATGAGGAGAGTGATGATGGATCAGTTCAAGAGTTCAGTGACATTAAGGATTGGCTCGAAAAAGGATTAAATGTCACAGATTCTCCAAAACCCGAACAAGATATCGACAGAGATATCTTGGAAGCTAAAGCCATTCCTGTGCCCAAGAAACTTAGAAAATCCCTGAATCTCATTAAAGGGGAACCAATTGAGGAGGAATCTGATAACAAAGTTTTTACTCCTTTACCTACAAAACCAGCAAAATCAACTATCCGTGCTGCAGATTTTATAAAAACGATCAAAACCAAGACTTCAATTTGGGGCAAATCTGCCACATCCGTGTGGGCTTCTCAGCAGAGGATCTCGTCCGACATAAAGCTAGAAAAACAAAGACCTGCAATTTTGGAAGAAAGAAgcgaaaaagttcaaaaaacTGGATCTGCCCGTgagagaaaaattaaagttgAGCAAGAGGACAAGCCTTCCCAGAAGGATCCACCTCCGAATGTCAGGAGATCCCAGAGACTAAGCAATAAGGATTATCATACTGTATTCACGTCGAAGGGAATCAAGAAAGAAAAGATTTAA